The DNA segment CCGTGGGACGCGATCGCGCTGGAGAAACCGATCGCGCTCGCAGATCTGCCCACGCCTGCGCTGCTCGTCGACGAGGCCGCGCTGGGGCGCAATCTCGCGAAGATGGCGGCGCACGCCGCAGCGAAGAAGATCGGCCTGCGGCCCCACGTGAAGACGCACAAGTGCCCGCTGCTCGCGAAGAAGCAGCTCGCGCTCGGCGCGCTCGGCGTATGCGCGGCGAAGGTGAGCGAGGCCGAGGCGCTGGCGGACGCGGGCATCGACCGCGTGCTGATCACGTCGCCGCTCGCGAGCGCAGACAAGTTCGAGCGCGTGGTGGCGCTCGCGCAGCGCGCGCCGGGCCTCCAGGTCGTGCTCGACGCGGCGAGCGCCGCGCGCGTGTTCGACGCCGCGGCCGCGCGTGCGGGCGTGACGCTCGGTGTGCTGATCGATCTCGACACGGGCACGCGTCGCACCGGCATCCAGCCCGGCGAGCCGGCTCTCGCGCTCGCGCGAGTCATTGCGGAGTCGAAGCACCTGCGCTTCGATGGCCTGCAGGCGTACTCGGGCCACGTCATGCACGTCGCGGGCCGCGAGGAGCGCAAGAAGAAGTCGCTGGAGTCGCTCGCAGGAGCGCTCGACACGAAGGCGCTGCTCGAGAAGAGCGGCATCGCCGTGAAGGCGCTCACCGGCGGCGGCACCGGCACGTACGACATCGACTGCGACGTCGCGGGCATGACCGACCTGCAGGTCGGCTCGTACCTGTTCATGGACGTGCAGTACCGCATGATCGGCGACGCCGACGGCGAGCTGTTCGACACGTTCGAGCCCGCGCTCACCGTGCTAGCGACGGCGATCAGCCAGCCCGTGCCGCAGCTGATCACGATCGACGCGGGCTTCAAGGCGTTCGCAAACGAGCCGGACGCGAAGCCGCAGTTCAAGGACCGCGCCGGGCTCGCGTATTTCTACGGCGGCGACGAGCACGGCATCTGCGCGTACACGGGCGAGGCACGCACGCTCGCGCTCGGCGAGAAAGCCGAGCTGATCGTCTCGCACTGCGACCCCACGGTGAATCTCTACGACGCGTATCACGTGGTTCGCGACGGCATGGTGCGCGAGCTGTGGCCGATCACGGCGCGAGGCAAGTCGCAGTGATCGGGCGCAGGCAGTTGTTACGGAACGCGGCGGGCGCCGCGGCTCTCGCAGCGGCGAGCGGCAGCCTAGTGCAGCGCGCATTCGCCGCGACCGCGCCGCCCGAGTGGTCGAACTGGTCGGGCTCGGTGCGCTTCACGCCCGCAGAGAAGGTCGCGCCCACGAGCGTCGCCGAGGTGCAAGCCGCGGTCGCGCGCGCGGCGAAGGCGGGCCGCGGCGTACGCGCGATCGGCAGCGGGCACAGCTTCACCCCGCTGTGCGAGACGCAGGGCCTGCAGCTCGTGACGAGCCGCCTGCGCGGCGTCGAGTCCGTCGACACGGCGCGGCGCGAAGCGTGGCTGCTCGGCGGCAGCAAGCTCTACCAAGTGGGCGAGCCGCTGCGGAAGGCCGGACTCGCGCTCTCGACCATGCCCGACATCGACCGCCAGGCCCTCGCGGGCTCGATCGCGACGGGCACCCACGGCACGGGCCGCACGATCGGCAGCCTCTCGTCGTACGTGACGGGTGTGCGCCTCGTGCTCGCGAGCGGCGACACGCTCGAGGCGACGCCTGACAAGCACCCCGAGATTTTCCGCGCGGCGCAAGTCTCGCTCGGCGCGCTCGGCGTGATCACGCACGTTCGCCTCGCGCTCGAGCCCGCGTTCCGCCTGCGCGAGCGCAACTGGACCGCGCCGTTCGAGGCGTGCATGGCGCAACTCGAGTCGCACGTCGCGCAGAACCGCCACTTCGAGTTCTTCTGGTTCCCCGACCCGAACGCCTTCGTGCCCGCGAAGCTGCCCAAGGATCTGTGCGGCATGAAGTCGCTGAATCCGACGAAGGAGCCGCGCGACTTCGAGCGCTGGGACGACGCGGCGCAGACGCGCGGCGAGCGCGTCGGCTGGAGCGACACGATCTACGCCTCGCCGCGCGACACCGCGTTCAACGAGATCGAATTCGCGATTCCTGCCGAGCGCGGCCCCGACTGCGTGCGCGAGTTGCGCCAGCTGATGCTCACGAAGCACAAGGACGCGCTCTGGCCGCTCGAGTACCGCACCGTGAAGCCCGACGAGGCGCTGCTCTCGCCCGACTGCGGTCGCGCAACCGTGACCATCTCGGCGCACCAGGCGGCCGAGCGCCCCTACCGCCCCTACTTCGACGACGTGGAAGCGATCTTTCGGAACCACGGCGGCCGCCCGCACTGGGGCAAGATCCACAAGCTCGGCGCAAAGGAGCTCGCGCCGCTCTACCCGAAGTGGGACGCGTTCCAGCGCGTGCGCAAGGAGCTGGACCCGAAGGGCGTGTTCCTGAATGCGTTCTTGCGCAAGGTGTTAGTGGCGTAGCGGCGGAGGAGTCGCGATGAACTGGGACGCGATCGGCGCGGTCAGCGAGGCGCTCGGCGCGCTCGCGGTGTTCGTGACGCTCGTCTACCTCGCGCAGCAAGTCCGCCACGCGCGCGACTCGGTGGCACGCGCCACGGGGCAGAGGCGGCTGCAGGCCGCTTCGGAGCTGTCGCGCTGGATGGCGTCGGACGCGGAGGCGCGAAGGGTCACCCTGAAGGCGAACGCTGCGCTCGGGTCTCCGACGGGACCGCTAGCCGCTGCGATGGCTGCGAACGCGGGACTGACCCCAGACGAAGTTCAGTTGATGATGTACGTGCAGCTCGCGTGGTGGCACTACCGCGTCGATGCGATCGAGAACATTCAGGATCTCCCTCCCGCCCAGCGCGAGGATTTCGACAAGGTGCTGCGCCTTCAATATGCGGGCGGCAACCCCGTCGCAACGCTTTGGTACGAGAGCGTGAAGCACACCCTTCACGCCGGCGCCGTGCGCTACGTCGACGCCGTGATCCGCAGCCCGGAGCCACGCCCATGACCACGCGACCCACCACCACCCGCGACCTCGCGCGCGCGAAGCACGACCTCGACCAGCACGGCTACTGCCTCGTCGCGGACGCGCTCCCGCGCGAGCAGCTCGAGTTGGTACGGGCGCGGCTCGTCGAGCAGGCGGATGCGGAGCAGCGCGCGGGCATCGCGTACCGCGACGGCGGGCGCGGGCAGCAGATCGTCGACGACTTCGGGCGGCTGCGCGCGGACGCGTTCAGCGAGGCGAGCGGCGGCGTGAACCAGCGCGTTTGGATGCTCGCGAACAAGGGGCGCTGCTTCCGCGAGCTGATCGGGCATCCCCTCGTGGACGAGCTCGTCGGCCACGTGCTCGGCGAGCGCTTCATCCTCTCGCAGATGTCGGCCAACATCGCGCGAACGGGCGGCGTGCGAATGGGCCTTCACACCGATCAGTGGTGGATGCCGCAGCCCGTGCGGCCGGGGAAGCCGGCGGTGAAGCCGGGCGACGTGACGCGCGCGGCGGCGCAGGAATTCGTCAAGCCCGACCTCGCGCTCGGCATCGCGCCCGCCGTCGTGGCGAACACGATGTGGATGCTGTCGGACTTCACCGCCGAGAACGGCGCCACCGAAGTCGTGCCGGGCTCGCACATGAGCGGTGCGCATCCGCCGCAAGGCGATCAATCGGGTTGCGGCATCGTGCAGGCCGAAGGCCCGGCGGGCACGCTGATGGTGTTCGATGGCCGCCTCTGGCACGGCACCGGCGCCTGCACTGCGAACGACGCGCGGCTCGGGCTGCTCGTGACGTTCTGCGGTCCGCAGTTCCGCCCGCAGGAGAATCAGACCCTCGGCATCGACCCCGCGCTGTGGGGCGAGCTCGACGCGAAGCTGAAGTTCCGGCTCGGCTTCGCGCCGTGGAACGCGTACGGCCGCGTCGAGAGCCCGGCGGCGGCGGAGGTGCACCCGCTCGCGGAGCGCGTGGGGGAGATGCGCTAGCGAGCGCAGCGCGCAGCCAGGCGGCGCCTTCGCAGCCGAGCGAAGTCGAATGCGGAGGCGCAGTTGTTACGGGCGCTTCAGCCCCGCCCCTTCGGCGGCAGCTCCCACACCGCGCGCCCGTAGCTCTCCGCCGCTTCCTCCCACACCAGCGACACGTGCGTGACACCGACGTCGATGTCGCGCTTGAAACGCTGGATCGGGTTGTCGAGGTAGACGGATGTCGCGCCGCTCATCAGCGAGAGATCGCTCGCGACCTTGCCCACGACGCGCGCGACCCAGGCGGCGTCGCGCTGCGAGGCGAGCCCGTCGACCGGCGTCGGCGCGGCGCCCACTGCCGCCCACTTCTCGAGCTCCGCCAATCGGTGGCGCATCACGAGGTGCGCCGCGTGGATGTCGCTGAGCGCTTGCGTCAGCTTGATCTGATTCGCCACGCGCTCGACCTGCTTCTCGCCTGTGAAGAGCGCCTTCTTGCCGACGAGCGTGCGCCGCACGCAATCGGCCATGCCCTGCGCCATCCCGACGAGCGCCGCGGGGATGCCCCACACCGCCGGCCACGTGAACGGCAGCCGCGCCATCGGCGTGCCGTGCGCCTTGCCGCCCGGTGTCCTCCCGAGCGCGAGATCGAGAATCCCGAGCACGCGGTGCTCGGGCACGAACACGTCGTCGAGCACGAGGTCTTTCGAGCCGGTGCCGCACAGCCCCGAGACGAACCAGTCGTCGAGGATGGTCACGTCCGCGCGCGGGACCAGCATCCAGTCCATCAGCGTCGGGCTGGGCTTCATGATGATGAACCAACTCGCGAAGTCGCAGCCGCTCGAAAACTTCCAGCGACCCGAGAGGCGCCAGCCTCCGTCGACGCGCGTGGCCTCGCTGCGCGGCGCGAAGGAGACGGTCGAGCAGATCTGATCGTCGCCCGTGGCCCAGTACTCCTGCTGCGCGCGCAGCGGGAAGAGGCCGAGCTGGTAGTTGTGGACGACGAACAGGTTCGCGATCCAGCCGCTCGATCCGCAGCCGGTGGCGATCGTGCGGATGCACTCGGCCGCGGTGTCGAGACCGAGCTCGTAGCCGCCGAAGCGCTTCGGCTGCAGGATCTTGTGGAAGCCGGCGCTGCGGAGCTCGGCCACGGTGTCGTCGGGCAAGCGCCGATTCGCCTCCGCGGCGGTGCTGCGCTCGCGTAGCCGCGGCACGAGCGCTTCCGCACGGGCGATCAGCTCCTCGCGCGTCGGAGTCTTCGCGGTCTCAGGGGCAACGGCGTGGGCACTCATCCGATCCCTCCAGCGGCTCACGGCTTCGAGATCCACTTCTCCAGCAGCTCGTGGAAGTGCCGCGGCTTGGTCTCACCGTAGTCCGCCAGGATCACGTAGGGGTTCTTCATCGTCTTCATGCCCGCCTGCACGCGCGGCATGTTGTAGACGTCCTGATTGAACACCTTCGCGAGCATCCCGAGCTCGGGCGCATCCACCCAGTCGTCGTCGGGGCCGAGCCAATGGATCGGCGCAGCCTTCGGCCGCGGCTGCCCCTTCGGCACGGGCCCGAAGTACATGCACTCGTGGATGCACATCTCCGGATTGTCGCCGTACGGCCGGAAGCGGTAGACGATCGGATTGAACGAGCCCCACGGATGGAAGTTCGGGAACACCGTGAGGTAGATCGAGTCGATCAGCTCGGCGTCGCTGAAGCCGTCGACCTCGTCGCCGAGCGTCGCGCGCAGCTGCTCGCGCACCGGCTTCGCCGCCGCCGCGCGCAAGTTCTTCGCGCCGTTCAGCGCGACCGGCCGCAGCGGGACTTCCTCCGCACCGGGCAGCTGCCGCCCGCCAATCCAGTCGCACATGTTCGGGTCGACCTGGCCGAGATCACCTTCGATGCGATTGCCCTCGGCGTCGAAGATCCCGTGCCGCCCGTCGCTCGTCGTCACGCGCACGCGGTTCTCGGCCGCGCGCTCGTAGACGGCGCCGCTCAGCGGGTGGCGCAGGCGCGTGAACATGCGCGCGGCGTCGAGCGGCCCTTCTTTGCCGGCGAGGTGCGGGCTCGGCGTGCTGTTCGGCGAGATCGCGCGGCAGTAGTTGCCGAACACGTCGTACTTCGAGTTCGCGTCGCCGATCGACTCGAGAATCGTCGGATGCGTCGCGACCACGTGGTACGCCTCGCTGAACGCCTCCTGCGCGACCTTCCAGTTGCAGCGCAGCACGCGCGCTACGTGCGCGTACTTGTGGCGACGTTCGTACGGCATCAGCGTGAAGTGCGAGGAGAGATCGCCGAGGAAGTCTTCGAGCGGCTCCGCGTTCTCGTCGGGGTTGATGAAGATGAATCCGCCCCAGCGGCCGAGCTTCACCTGCGGGAGCTTGTACTCGCACGGCTTCACCGAAGGGAAGTCCCACGCGCACGGCACCTCGCGGAGCGTGCCGTCGAGGTTCCAGCTCCAGCCGTGGAACGCGCAGCGCAGCTCGCGCGCCCACTTGCCCGCGCGCTCGCGCAGGAGGCGCCCGCGATGGAGGCATGCGTTGTGGAACGCGCGGAACTCGTTCGGCGCGCTGCGCACGATCAAGAACGAGAGGTGCGCGATGTCGTAGACGTGGTAGTCGCCGACATCGGGGATGTCGTCCTCGTGGCACGCCATCTGCCACACGCGCTTCCAGACCTTCTCGACTTCGAGATCGTGGAACGCCTTCGAGAAGTACCGGTCGACGGGAACTTTCGTCGGTCCGGGCGGCATCGGGCGATCGACGCGCAGGATGTCGCGCACGGGATGTGAGTCTTGGTCGAGCAGCGCCTGATATCGAATCCCGGCGGAGCGAGCGGTTCCAGTCGCGGTCTCGGTCACGGCGTCGTCCTCCCTCGGTGTGCCGCTAGAACGCGTGCAAGCGATGTACCTGCGAGGGTCCGCTCGATGCGTTGCGCCCAGGGACACTCCGCAGCGGGGCCGTGAGGCGCGCTGGTCATGCGCGTAGCGCGGCGCCTCGGGCGCTACAGCCCGAGCAGCTCGCGCAGCGCGCGCACGGGCAGGCTGTCGGTGATCAGGGACTCGGGGATGTCCGCGCCCTGCGCGCGCATGCGGCGCATGTACTTCGTCTGCACCGCGCCGCGCCAAAACGTCGCGAACACCTTGGCGTAGTGGAACGCGCGCACGCGCTCGCCGCTCGCGGCTTCGTACATCGCCACGAGCTCGGCTTCGCTGGGCGTGCCTTCGAGCGCACTGCCCGCTTCGGACTGCGCGCGGCGATCGGAAACGAGCAGCGAGGCGAGATCGAGCTCGGGATCGCCGAGCGTCGCCATCTCCCAGTCGACGAGCGCGGCCACGTCTCGCGAGTGCGGCGCGAACATCACGTTGCCGAGCTTCGCGTCGCCCCACACGAGCGTCGTACGCGCCGCGCGCGGGCGCTCGCGTTCGAGGTATACGAGCGCCTCATCGAACACGGGCACGCGCTCGGCCGGATCGTCCTTCAGCCAGCTCACGTGGTAGTCGCGCCAGTAGGCGAGCGGCGCGCCACCGGGATCCGCATCGGCGCTGCCGGGTAAACCTGGAATCGCGACTTCGCGCCAGCTCGCGCGATGCAGTGCCGCGAGCGCATCGATCACGCCCTGCCACATCGCGCGCCGAAGCGAAGGCGACGCGTCGCGGTAGAAGCCCGCGACCTGATAACTCGGACGGAAGTCGAGCGGCGCTTCGCCGACCACGCGCCGCATCACGAGGAACGGCGTGCCGAGCACGCTGGCATCCTGCTCGTGCCACAACACCTCGGGCACGGGGCACTGCGTGTGACGGCGCACGCCGTCCATCACGTGGAACTGCAGCGCCATGTCGTAGCTCGGGAACGGGCCCTCCTCGCTCGGCGCCGCGCGCAGCACGGCGTCGAGCTCGTGCGCGCTCCCGTCTCGCATCCAGTGCGCGCGGAACAGCTGCGTGTCGCTCGACGCGCCGGCGCCCGGCGCCGCGAGGCCGTGCACGGCGACCTCGCGCGCACCAACGCGCGGCGCGAGCCACGCCGCGAGGCGCCGGCTGCGCTCCGCGACGTCGCGCACAGCGCTCGTCTTGTCGCCGCGCGCGGGGCGCGGAGTCCATGCGCTCATGCGTGCAATCGTCTCCGATCCTGCGTCACGATGCTCGCATGCTCACGCCGATGGACGACACGCTCTGGCATCAGCTCCCGACGACGTTCGACCACGTCGGCACGAGCGATCCGCGCTTCTTCGATCGCTACTGGTTCGCGGCCTCGGATCCGGCGGGGGGCGGCACGCTGCAGCTCACGCTCGGCGCGTACCAGAACATGAACGTGATGGACGGCGGCTTCGTCGTCGTGCGCGCCGGGAGGCAGCACAACCTGCGCGTCTCGCGCTCACTGCGCCCGCGCTACGCGACCGAATGCGGGCCGCTGCGCGTCGAAGTGATCGAGCCGCTGAAGCACCTGCGCCTCCACGTCGCACCCGGCGCGCACGGCGTCTCGGGCGTGCTCGACTGGCGCGCCGTGCTGCCCGCGCAGGAGGAGGCCGCGCGCTTCACGCGCGTGCGCGGGCGCGTCGTCGAGGAGTCGCGGCGCTTCGACCAGATCGGGCGCTGCTCGGGCACGCTGCAAGTCGCGGGCGAGAGCGTGCGCATCGAGGACTGGTGGGCGACGCGCGACCACTCGTGGGGCGTGCGCGAGCGCATGGGCGTCGAGGAGCCCGTCACAGGTGCGCCCGCGCCGCCGAGCGCGGGCTCGCTGTTCGCGTTCTTGTTCTTCTCCACCGCCACGCACGGCGGCCACCTCCAGCTCGCGCAGTTCACCGGCCGCCCCGACTTCGCGAGCTTCGAGCTCGCCGAGATCGCGCGCCCCGAAGCGGAGCTGCCGCACCTCGCGAGCGCGAACCTCGCCGCTGATTTCGTCGACGCCGCGCGCCCGCGCCGCTTCCGCCACGCGCGCTTCGACGTGCAGCTCACGAGCGGCGCGTCGCTCGCGATCGAGGCCGAGGCATTAGGGTCCGCCGTCGACATGCAGGGCCTGGGTTACGGCGGCTACGACGACACCCGCGGCCTCGGCGTGTGGCGCGGCGACGCGCACCTCGAGCACGACGTGTGGGACGTGAGCCACCCCGCCGAAGTCGTGCGCGCGAACGGCCAGCGCGTGCGCCCCGTGCACCGCATCCAGCCCGTGCGCGTGAGCGTGCGCGGCGCCGGCCTCGACGGCACGGGCACCGGCAGCCTCACGCTGATCGCGGAAGGCGCGCTGCCGCGACTCGGGCTCGGGAGCTGAACGCGCACCTGCTCCAGGTCCTCCGTATTTCCTGGGGTCAACGCCGAGTCGCGAGGCGTCGAAGCCTCCCTTTGGCGGAGTGAGCCCATGGAGATCCTGGGTCGCGGCAAGAAGAAGGGTGAGGAGGGCTACGGCCAAGGCCGCGCCGCGATCGCGGAGGGCGACGACGTCCTTCTCGACGAAGAGGCGCTCTCCGCCGAGCTGCTCGCGTGTCTCGAGGCGCCGAGCTATCGGCCGCCGGTGCTGCCCGCCGTCGCGATCGAGGTGATGGCTCTCGCGCAGAAGCCGGACGTCGCGATCAAGGACGTGATCACGCTGCTCGAGCGCGACGCGCTGATCGCGGGCCGCGTGCTCAAGGTGGCCTGCTCGCCGGTGTACGCGCGCGGCGCGAAGGTGGGCTCGCTCAAGGACGCGACGATGCGGCTCGGGCTTCAGACGATCCGCGACCTCGTCATGCAGATCACCCTCGAGATGCGCGTGTTCAAGTCCGCCGACTACGCGAGCACGATGGAGTTGTTGCGGCGCCACGCGACGGTGACGGCGCGGCTGTGTCGCGTGGTGAGCAAATACACCGCGCTCGAGGCGGAGTTCTCGTTCATGGCGGGCCTGCTTCACGACGTCGGCATCGCGGGCACGCTGCTCGCGCTCGCGGAGCGCAAGGGCAAACGCAAGACGGCGCCGGACCTGATCGCGATCTGGCCTGCAGTCGATCGCGTGCACCAGCGCGCGGGCGAGCTGATGGCGAAGCACTGGACGTTGCCGCCCGACATCGCCTTCACGCTCGGCGCGCATCATCAGGTGCTGATTCAGGGCTACCCGCACCCGCTCGCCGCGACGGTCGCGATCGCGAACGATCTCGCGGCAGAGCTCGGCGCTGGCGTCGTGCCGAAAACCGGCGACGGCGCGGACGAGGGCCGCGCATGCCTCGTCGCGCACTCCGAGGTCGACCGCACGTCGCCGCACACGCTCGCGCAGGCGCGAGAGGCGCTGCGCCTCTCGGACGCGACGCTTGCGCTGATCCGCAAGGACGCCGAGCGCGCGGTGGCCGAGGAAGACGAGGCAGCGCGCTAGCGCTCCGGCTCCACCGCCTTCGCAATCGCCCGGAACAGCGAGAACGTCTCCAGCTCGCGCCAGGAGCTGTCGTCGTTCGTTGTGCCGTACGAGCTATTCGCGGAGAGCTTCACGATCACGACTCGATGCTTCGGGTGGACGTACACGAACTGGTTGTAGACGCCGATCGCGGAGAACTCGCTCTCGCCGCCATCGGGGATCCACCACTGGTAGGCGTAGCCGAGCGGGTACGACGGATCGCGGCCGGGCATCACGTGCGGTGCGTCGGGCGTGACCGACGCGCGCACCCACGCCTCGTCGAGCACGCGCTGGCCGTGCCACATCCCGCCTAGGCGGTAGAGCTCACCGAACTTGGCGTAGTCGCGCGCGGTCACTTGCAAGCCGCCGAACGCCATCTCCATGCCGCTGTCGTCGGTGATCCAGTAGCCGTCCGCTTCCATGCCGAGCGGCTGCCACAGCTTCCGCTGCGCGTACTCCGCGAGGCTCGTGCCGGTCGCCGCCCGGAGCAGAGAGCCCAATACCTGCGTGTCCGCAGAGTTGTAGTGGTTCACGGTGCCGGGCTCGTGCGCGCGGGTGAGCGTGGTGGTGAACTCGTTGAGCGATGCGCCGGACCCGAACACGGCGGCGAAGCGTCCGATGTCGGACTCCGGATCGCTGTAGTCCTCGTTCCACTTCGCGCCCGACGACATCTGCAGGATGTCCTTGATGCGCACGCCGTCGTACGCCGAGCCCGCGAGCTCGGTCACGTAGGCCGTCACGGGTTCCTCGATGCTGCGGATCTTCCCTTCCGCGACCGCGGCGCCGATCAGCGCGGAGACGAAGCTCTTGCCCACCGACATCGACATCCAGTTCACGTCGCGGCCGCCCGTGAGCCAGTAGTTCTCGGCGCGCAGCTTGCCGTCGTGGACGACGAGCAGCGCCGCGGTGTCCGTCTCTTCGAGGAACTTCGCGGTGTCCTGCGCCGCGCCGCCGTGCTCGAAGCTCGCCGGAATCTCGAGCGCTTCGCCTTCCGGGAACGGCTTGGCTTCCGCGGGCGCCTCGATGCGGTGACTCGGGAAGACCTTCGCGAGGCGATTGAAGTTCTCGTACTGCTCGGCGCCGGTGAACAAGCTGGAGACGAACTCCATCCGCTCGTCAGGCTTCTCGACGGCTTGCGGCTCGGCGGCAGGCGCCTCGCTCGCGGGCTCCGGAGCGGGTTCGCCGCCGCAGGCCGCGAGCAAGCTCGCGAGCAGAAGCGTCTGGCAGAGATGGAGACTTCGGCGCATTGCGCACCTCGCTTGTGGGTTCGGCGGGACGATGGCAGGGCGCCCCGCGCCGCGTCACTCCTTCGGCGGCAGCTTGATCTCGAGCGGCGGGCAGCCCTCGGGCTGCGGCTTTGCCGAGCGCGGCGCGATCTTGCCGACGAGCTCCAGGTACACGCCGTTCGGGTCGATCGCGTGCACGATGCCGCTCTCGTCGGCGCCGGTGCCCGAGCAGCACGGCGCGATGTCCGAGAGGAACGGCACGCCTTGCTTCTTCAGAATCGCGACGGCGCGATCGACGTCGACCGCGAGCAGCGCGATGCGCTGAATGCCGATGCGATTGATCGGCGCGGCGTTCGCGGGCTCGGCGTCGAAGGGCTCGAGCCACTGCGTGAGGCGCAGCACGTGGCGATCGCCGCGGCCGAGCGCGACGTCGGCGCCGCGCACGCGGAACGGGCGATCGAGGCCATAGGCGCGCGCCTCTTCGAGCGTGCCCGCGTGCTCGAAGCGTCGCACGTCGGTGTACCCGAACTTCGCGTAGAACGAGAGCGACGCCTCGATGTCCTTCACGTTGATCGCGACGAACGGCATCGCGACGAGGTGCATCTTCGCCGCGGGGTCGCCGTGCGGCGGCGCCGTCTCGACGAGCTGGAAGAGCACGCCGTCGGGATCGCGGAAGAACACGAAGCGGTTGCCCGGCACGCCGTAGGGCTCGGACAAGAAGCGCACGCCCTGCGACTTCAGGTGCTCGACGTCGCTCGCGAGGTGGGTCGTGAGCAGCGCGGAGTACGCGGCGCCGAGGTGGTTCGGCTTCTCGTACGGCGGCCTGCCGTCGAACGGCGTCTTGAACTGCAGCAGATCGATGCTCGCGGTGTTGAGGCTGCCCGGCAGCGCGATCACCTCGCCCTTCACGAGCTCGTACTGGCACACGTCGAACATGCCGAGCGCGCGCGCCATCGCGTGGGTGTTCGTGAGCGGGAAACCGCTCACGCCGGTCGTGTACCCGAGCTGGCGGTAGAACGCGCGCGCGCGATCGAAGTCGGGCGTGTGCGTGGCGAAGTGGATGCGCGCGACCAGACCGATGTCGTCGTCCGCGAGCGGCCCGAGGTCGAAGACGGGCGGCAGCAGCGCGGGCGGCGGGTCGCTCGGCTGCGCAGCAGCGAGCGTGGCGGTGAGGAGCACCGAGAGGGCGGACCAAGCGGCGAGCGTCGACTTCATGCCATTCTCCCGCGCGGCGCACCGCGCACGAACCCTTCGGAGACTCACGCGATGACTCACGTCCTTGCCGCCGCGCTCGTGCTGAATCTGCTGGTCGAAGCGCTCGCGGCGGCGGGCTTGATCGGTGGCCCTGCCGGCATCGGCGCGAGTGCCGGCGCCGATCGCTGGGCGATGCACTACGGCTTCGCGGTGATTGCGATCGCCAGCGCAGCATCTGGCTGTGGCCGCGCCGCCGCGAGCTGGCGGCGCTCACGCCCGTGCTCGGCATGCTCGTCACCTTCCACGTCGCCGTGCTCAGCTCGCTGCTGATCGCGGCGGACCAGCCCGCGGGCGTCGTGCTGCATGCGGTCCTCGCGCTGCTGTTCGTGATCTCGTTCGTGCGGCGCGAGAGAATCGCCGCGAGCTGATCGCGAGTGTGCGCCGCGGATGCGCACGATGCAAAATTACCTACCTGCAGTAGATAACTGAATCGCCCCGTCGCGAGCGCGAGCCGGGGCCCCGAACCACTGAGAGCGAGGAACCGCATGGGCCGCGTCGCAGGAAAAGTCGCCATCGTCACCGGCGGAGCATCCGATCCGGGCATCGGGAAGACCACCGCCCTCGCGCTGGCGCGCGAAGGCGCCTCGTTGGTCGTGACGGACGTCGATGCCGCCGGCGCCGAGAAGACCGCGGCCGAGATTCGCGGGATGGGCGGCAAGGCGATCGCGCTCGCGCAGGACGTCACGAACGAAGCGCGCTGGCGCGAGGTGATCGCCGCGACCGTTTCCAGCTACGGGCGGCTCGACGTGCTCGTGAACAACGCCGGCATCGCCGTGCTGAAGCCGATCTCCGATCTCTCGCTCGACGACTGGAATCGCCAGATCAGCGTGAACCTCACCTCGGTCTTCCTCGGCTGTAAGTACGCCCTCGCGCAGATGGCGAAGAACGGCGGCGGCTCGATCGTGAACCTGTCCTCGGTCGC comes from the Deltaproteobacteria bacterium genome and includes:
- a CDS encoding HDOD domain-containing protein, producing the protein MEILGRGKKKGEEGYGQGRAAIAEGDDVLLDEEALSAELLACLEAPSYRPPVLPAVAIEVMALAQKPDVAIKDVITLLERDALIAGRVLKVACSPVYARGAKVGSLKDATMRLGLQTIRDLVMQITLEMRVFKSADYASTMELLRRHATVTARLCRVVSKYTALEAEFSFMAGLLHDVGIAGTLLALAERKGKRKTAPDLIAIWPAVDRVHQRAGELMAKHWTLPPDIAFTLGAHHQVLIQGYPHPLAATVAIANDLAAELGAGVVPKTGDGADEGRACLVAHSEVDRTSPHTLAQAREALRLSDATLALIRKDAERAVAEEDEAAR
- a CDS encoding serine hydrolase, producing MEFVSSLFTGAEQYENFNRLAKVFPSHRIEAPAEAKPFPEGEALEIPASFEHGGAAQDTAKFLEETDTAALLVVHDGKLRAENYWLTGGRDVNWMSMSVGKSFVSALIGAAVAEGKIRSIEEPVTAYVTELAGSAYDGVRIKDILQMSSGAKWNEDYSDPESDIGRFAAVFGSGASLNEFTTTLTRAHEPGTVNHYNSADTQVLGSLLRAATGTSLAEYAQRKLWQPLGMEADGYWITDDSGMEMAFGGLQVTARDYAKFGELYRLGGMWHGQRVLDEAWVRASVTPDAPHVMPGRDPSYPLGYAYQWWIPDGGESEFSAIGVYNQFVYVHPKHRVVIVKLSANSSYGTTNDDSSWRELETFSLFRAIAKAVEPER
- a CDS encoding VOC family protein, with amino-acid sequence MKSTLAAWSALSVLLTATLAAAQPSDPPPALLPPVFDLGPLADDDIGLVARIHFATHTPDFDRARAFYRQLGYTTGVSGFPLTNTHAMARALGMFDVCQYELVKGEVIALPGSLNTASIDLLQFKTPFDGRPPYEKPNHLGAAYSALLTTHLASDVEHLKSQGVRFLSEPYGVPGNRFVFFRDPDGVLFQLVETAPPHGDPAAKMHLVAMPFVAINVKDIEASLSFYAKFGYTDVRRFEHAGTLEEARAYGLDRPFRVRGADVALGRGDRHVLRLTQWLEPFDAEPANAAPINRIGIQRIALLAVDVDRAVAILKKQGVPFLSDIAPCCSGTGADESGIVHAIDPNGVYLELVGKIAPRSAKPQPEGCPPLEIKLPPKE
- a CDS encoding glucose 1-dehydrogenase, producing the protein MGRVAGKVAIVTGGASDPGIGKTTALALAREGASLVVTDVDAAGAEKTAAEIRGMGGKAIALAQDVTNEARWREVIAATVSSYGRLDVLVNNAGIAVLKPISDLSLDDWNRQISVNLTSVFLGCKYALAQMAKNGGGSIVNLSSVAGLIGLPTGAAYAASKGGVRLLTKCVAVEGGAAGVRCNSVHPGFIWTNMQAAAVQQLTERGAQSGASAIPLGRMGKPEDIANCILFLASDESSYATGAEFTIDAGMTAI